A genomic stretch from Herpetosiphonaceae bacterium includes:
- a CDS encoding tripartite tricarboxylate transporter TctB family protein, whose product MSADDRGGAGRSWLGPRLVALALLAIGLVILVQTFQIRQGGGYSAIGPRFFPVIVALGLLLLSAIFLLRTTALPDLDLMQQAASEEAATHWPSVGLIALALVVYAFGLGPLGYILATALFVPVVARMLGSTHLLRDVLIGIMLGVIIYFGFTRVLGVRLPAGVLGQFM is encoded by the coding sequence ATGAGCGCCGACGATCGCGGTGGCGCGGGCCGGAGCTGGCTTGGGCCGCGTCTTGTCGCCCTTGCGCTGCTGGCGATTGGTCTGGTGATCCTCGTCCAAACATTCCAGATCCGGCAGGGCGGCGGCTATAGCGCGATCGGCCCGCGCTTTTTTCCGGTGATCGTCGCGCTCGGCCTGCTCCTGCTCAGCGCGATCTTTCTGCTGCGCACGACCGCGCTGCCGGATCTGGATCTGATGCAGCAGGCGGCGTCTGAGGAAGCCGCGACGCACTGGCCCAGCGTTGGGTTGATCGCGCTGGCGCTGGTGGTGTATGCCTTTGGGCTTGGTCCCCTTGGCTATATTCTGGCGACCGCGCTGTTTGTGCCGGTCGTTGCGCGCATGCTTGGCAGCACTCACCTGCTGCGCGATGTGCTGATCGGGATCATGCTTGGCGTGATCATCTACTTCGGCTTTACGCGCGTGCTTGGCGTGCGCCTCCCGGCGGGCGTGCTCGGTCAGTTTATGTAG